The Vanessa tameamea isolate UH-Manoa-2023 chromosome 8, ilVanTame1 primary haplotype, whole genome shotgun sequence DNA segment GATAAATTACTGCTATCCGTTTAAAATCTGCcacttgtaaaatttatttactgtaactgactacataaatatattagatttagccaactaaatataaaatcctATGTATTACCAAATCTTCAAATTTATCTGagatattacaaatatagaGCTATCCTGTAAGAAAAACGCGAAACTCACCACAAATCTGATCGAATAGTGATTAACTaggatgataataatatttaaaggccACAAACATCAAAACAACGAATAGCCGCAAGTCGGTTTTTAAGATTTCACGACgtaagttcttacagaatatcacTGAGAGGAGTGGCGTCAAACGAATTGATTTGTTATTCTCATGTCTTATTTGACAcgcgtgttttgttttttctacGCTGTTTTCCTTTCTTCTAATTACACTCAAGAcattatttgtacatataaagttaatattatattcatcccCCTAACTCACGAACactatttaaaatcaatcaattgaTTTACAGGAAAATTTTGTTGATTATACAAGATCgtcttttttaaaacaaataagtcAATGAACTTTATTACTATTCTTTTAGCACACCACATTCACAAACGCATACTAACATACGATCGTCCGCATAATAGATATTATGTTTCCGCGTAAATTTTACACATCCGTAAGAGACCCGTCCTAAATTTATATCAGAATGAAATTCGAAGTGGTAGGGACTGTCAAGGTTCAAATATCTGTCTGGTAAGTGACGTGAAGTATCTTCCCGAAACGTGAAAAATCTTGCAAATATTCTAAAACTGATAACTGTTTCTTGGATTTCGATCTCTATTCTCatgtacataaaatgtatatttgctttattatttatgatcgtAAGTATTTAGGAGAATCAGTACTATATCTGATCATATGCGTTTTTTTGAAATACAACGGTTGGATATTTTGAAACAtggaatttatttgaataaatatttaatttctaatcCAAAAGAGATATATGTGACAGTTCATATGTTTGGACTCAagtatgtaaaatgaaaattagttAAATTGCCACAaactatatgtatatgatatgtaATCAATGATAACTATGACCGATGTAACTGATTTGGACATTCTAAATAGTGCCAGTAACTAGACTTGTCAGAATTGTACAAAATTGATAAGTTCCCGAATGATGTGTAGAAGAACAAATCTAACGCAAACATAAATCAGGATGTCGAGTGCTTCTGATGGAAAGTGCTCACGCGTAGAGAGAAAGAGAACATTAGAAATTTGCCAATTATAAGATCTAAGAAAcagcaaaattaattattgtttgatcactaatcacaattaaaatggatattacaattttatacgtCAATTAGTATAATTCTAGTCATCTCCCTCCATTTATATCAATTGTAACCTACATAAAGAGGACACGTTCTACAAATTAACCTTCTTACAGATTGTCCGAGCACTAAGACCATTGTCGCGCAATTCTTCAACGAAATTAGATCCATTGgacaaatttatattagattctcgtaaattttattatgaacaaaGGAAGTTTCTCCGAATAAACATTCtatagtaaagtaaattttgtattCAGTTTAAGCTATGTCGTTTTGGataacatttgatttaaattgcaaaaaaaaaaattacaattactgCAACCTTccaaacacaattatttttggAACAGTACAGTCActaaatgattttaatgaattattcaatGTTAAGACAAAAAAGGTTCATCATCAAAAtcgaagataataaaatttcctatccacaaaataaactatatttgaattttaggAACAATACTATGGAATCACAGGCAAAACAAATCGCGTCTTCGTCGAATTCACGCGATTCACTGACGCTCCTATTTTACGATGATATAAAGcttttggttttaaaataaaggtttGGTTACAAGTAATCTAGGCGATAAAACTATTAGCTGTGATTGTGTTTGAGAATTATTAATTCTTCgtatatgttatgtattgtCACATAAAAATATGGTGTAACAAATAATGAtcgttattttttcaaatctgtttattattatttatctaaactAAAATCTTTTGTCTATACAAAGCTTAAAGAGTCAGAATCGAGTCTGTGATATTCACATCGCTAAAAATCTCGAATACCATTGAACTTAGAGGCTTCAAATATGATATACCTGCATCAAGACAGGTACTTACCCCAGGAATTAGTCAAACAACCTTCCTTCTTATCCAGCATCGAGCACAGCTTGGgaaaagtatatatgtacaaacaTCATTAAATATGAATCCGAATAATTCAGAGCAGAACATCCCCGGAGCTGTAATCTCTCTCACTAATACTCCAAGTCTAGTCTAGACCGGCACAGGCGGGAATGTTAAACAAGGGTTCCGTATCGAAAAACATCAGTATAATATATCTCCATTATTCCAGTAGACGGGCAACGTCCGCGCTATTCATGGTATCGTGTACAGCCTGATTCGTTATAATCGTctggtatttatttttcatatcaatATTCACACGAAAAtgagacaaaaaaatacatttaacaaatattataaatgcgaaagggaGTTTGTTCGTTCGTCCTACTTACACGAATCGCCTCAATCGAACGAATATTCGACAATACCTACACGATTTTTAACTGATATTTTAATacgttgtgtttataattgaaatattttttggtcaTGACGTTAAACATTTggatatgataaatatattcacaaacCTACAGGGCAACGGTGTCGGATGAGTTTTAAATTGTTCTCTGCAGAGCCAACAGCCTTAgctaaatatttttgcattttcCATAAGCGCATCCAATTACAATACCCAATCCTCCAGAAAGGCTATGAACTTACCAATCATCAAAAGCATCCCGAAGAATTATCCCAATGTGAACACGCGTCGAACACGAATGGAAAAAATGATGGAAAAcgaaatcaaaatacaaaatatatgtaattctgAATCGTCATGTAAAACAGCCACGCGTTATCGTAGATtccatcgagaagaaccggtaagaaattcagtagttactttttcatCAAACAAATGATGAAAATGtccattacattttattttattcaaatctgaATAAGCTCTTACAGTGGATCGAGCTTTATTATTCTCAGTAAAAGCATCGTATGCTTTGTAGTATTAAATTACATCAGACGGtatgttgtaaaaatatataacatttctaGTCTCGACGTTTTAAAGTACGGTATAGAAAAGTTCCTTCCACATATTTCGAAatgcgattttttaataaagcttaTAGAGCACAGTCGACGCTCTTTCTCGTCATAATGTTTAAGGGTTAGTCGATTTTAAATAGTCAATCATTTTCACAAAttcttttatattgttttttttattttatattattggtagCGAACCTTATGGTAGAGTGGtaaccactgtccatagacattggttccgtaagaaccttgggaactgacgatatgtctcttgtgtcactacagttacactggttcactcaccttaTATACTAAGAAGGGTACAtgacaattctaagtattgccgcgttaatggtaaaatatatgtataaatagctTGTGTCTACCTAGGCCGGCTTGCACAGAGAACTACTAcgaagtaatttaatttgtcaaaaCACTCTTTAAACCCTAtatggaagcattacacttacttattatttttcataataaaaactaccatcggttgaaaataaaataccgttATTTATGAAGAAACGGAGTACCGAAACCCAGAATGTATacgatgtttaaataatatacttgaaTTCAAACATagcttcattaattttaatgaagaaaatatcATTTCACGTTTACGTATAGAGTATTTTACCAATTCTTCTTGATATCCAACGGTGGAATGATACGGAACGATATTCACACAATGTGCAATATCTCGGGTCATTGACACTTGAAGACTGAACGACGACTTATAAATTGACCCACCTAGCCGTGCTTCTAAATTACTGAATAATTTAACATCGAATCGATTTTCATCAATGCAATtttctattcatatataaaCCCACCGCAACTACATACTGTATTAAcgaatcgatttttaaaattataaattaaccaaCACTATTATTAGTCTGGGTAGGTGATaactactcatcagatattctaccgccaaacagcagttcttggtatcgttgtgttccagattgaagggcgagtgagccagtgtaactggaGACACAAAATACATTACATCTTTAGCCCAtctagttgccaaggttggtggcgaccacttaccataagttgGCACATTTAtaggtccgcctacctataccatTAAAAAGGTAGGTTTTGTTTCATATCTGGTATGTgatgtaaacatttatattctaagtatataatataattaaggtttTAACCGCGATCATATCTACCGTTGACAATGCTGCGTCTGCTATAGTCTAAAGCTGACTGTGATTGCATTCATTTACATCTCTTTTTTGTTCTAGTTTAACGTTTAACACGAACTAGAATTGTATTCATTTCAACTATAATGATGCGATCATAATCCAAGACTTTTTCAAGAAACTTCGCTTTATATTTGTTCGAGAAACCTCGTTTATTTTCTAATACTAGACAGTTAAAACCACGAATGTTGTATATTTGTGTCTTAAAtgctatgtaaaaaaatacatcgtgaaatttatacaatacaaaagtattgaagatcagcccagcagtgggattgcCTTATTTTTACTAGGCTATAACATATACGACCGTGCTGAAGGAACAAAGTCGCGAGCTTAgctcgtaaataaataaatattaaagcgaACATCATGAAAGATGTACGACCAATATACAACCTGTCCGAACATAAATCGTCTAGCCCGGTATTGAagtccaataaaaatattacacatactCATTTAATATAGGATCAATAATCTGAGAGGACGTATTCTTTCAAAAACATCGGTATTTCTATGtacatattcaattttaaataaggaaatagaAAACGTcggatttttaatataaaagtttatttagtacaaaaacatattacatGAAGTCTTAATCCATACTAAGATGACacaattagtttatatatacagTAGAACCTCGCTATCTTAAACCTCGATAAGTTGAAAACCTCCAAATCTCGAAAAAATGTTCTATTCCCTTCCCTCCAAACACCAAAACCTCCATTACTCGAAATCTCCACCCTCTATTAGTCGAAAAAATCAGTAAGTCCCTCCAAACCATTTTGGTACATATTTTCCCTCCATAactcgaaaaattaaaaaaaattacctctaTATCTCGAATAtagcaatgttttattttacaacctTTACAACTCCATTATTTGATTTATGACCTCTttagttcgaaaaaaaaataagttaccgACTTTAAGAAATCGCCGACAGTGTAAGTACACAATTGTTTTAAGTAaccaatttttgtattttaaggatgttttgaaatattgttgattatatacaaataataaataataatatgtttcacCTCTgcaacttaattttttatttattgtacctcTCTAActcaaaatttataagaatgtCAACCTCTTTATGTCGAATCAAAATCTGCCTAAGCCGAAATTCTCTAAAGTCGAAAACTCTATAACTCGAATTTTTGGCGTCTCTCTTGATGTTCGACTTATAGAGGTTCTGCTGTACATCGTATTACATAAGACAGTAAAACATACTATACAGAATCTAATTAATCAAACTCTAATCAGTTTGCTTTCAAAATGAAGGCGATTATTAGTTCGATTTGTGATTTCAGATTTGCGTTATTTCTCTTTGGTTATTACCactaaatatgttatttttttgtgtttttaattgaaacgtACAGGCAGGAATTATTATCGTATAATGAATCAGAATTGAAAGTTatcaatttctaaaatattacacCCAAACTAGGgacaattataaatatcgaaCTATACGCATTGGATGTTAATTCAAGACAAAGAGATTCCACTGTTTTCTTTCAACCCTCAAGATAAAAGCATCATAAAATTTCCATTACTACCCATCCGGGCGCAAACGGTCGTTTGGCCCCGTGTCAAAGGTTAAAAATGTctacataaaatgtaaaatagtgTAAAAATATCCAGTAAACAATACAGAATATTGATGGGCGTGGGGTTATGGGAGAGATTTTCAACCGTTACGAAATATTACTTCCAACTATGAGATAAATAGATATTGTACAGatgataagtatttaaaaagtgaCAGTCCAATTGCTGGTAAGATTCTTAAGAAGGTAAGTAAACGGCAGCAAATTTCCacaagattttttgttttatttttatatataattgtaaagaaaaattaagcaaGTAAATTCTTATTGGAGATCCGGTCATATTTGGCAGGGTTATTAACGAATCTAGTGATACCCTGAAACTGACAGTCTCTCAAATTGCATATATATGCTACGTATAGTAAATCTTTGTTTCAAAATACTTTacaattattcaaattcaaatttcgatttttattttaaataccccATACAAGttcaaaattttcaattatatttaagtgtattcaaatttatagtTTAACGACTATAAGTGAACTTTTTGTAACAGTAGCGACTCATTCCAGCATTCCGACAAAATGGCgtcataaattacaataataattaataataataatcgaaaatCGATCGCAAAATGTCATTCTATAGAACACATTGGCCAATTTAAGATTCATAACATCAGTAGGGAAATTGGTTGCAATGAAAAGGCAATTTCGCGGGGTCCCGATCAAATAAAAGCAAGACTTGCACTCATAGTAAAACCGTGTTTAATGTTCTCGAAGCGCCATTAAAGCGCCTCCATAAAACACCACTTATTGTCccatgaatattttaaagcgtttttgtattgcttttgtGTTATGTGTTTACTTGTCCCCAAATATACGATGTGCaggaaattcaaatatttacggGTAACGAAggtgtgtttaaaaatatagatggAAATCACGTTAAaacaaaacgtaaaaatatcccgtgtttatttaaaaataagtatatttgcaCTATTAAGTGCTATATTATCGATTTTTATTAGTTAGACTCTCACATCTCACATAAAACTGTCTGGGTCTCGTCACCTATTATTCCTCCAAACATTTGTGtgcaaatatcaaaattataaaaatggatataaaaatattggtccCAAATTTGATCCAACATTGGTATTATTCATGACAATGACATAATCATAATTTGGAGACATTTTCcgttattaacatattaaaatatttctgaatgtTTGGGCCTCTACCTATCTATGCTCAATTtgcattcaattaatttttaatgtattattattttacagataGATGTTTTGCTAAAGAGTGACTATCAATCCatctataaaaaatagcaaCAAATGAATGACACGTTGCTATTGACAACTATGCATGGCTCATTTGCTCGGTATTTCATTACTTCTGTCTGCTGCAAAACTCACTTGACGAGGGCCAAGTGACCCTAAACATTGACAATATAACACAACACAAAACCAttgtaatataaactttaattcaaacggaataaagattaaaacaagagaaactataaattaacaaaacgaGTAACAaagttctaaattaaatttgccGCTTGAACAtgctaatttgaattttaattcaattgtaatagTGTTTAgtgaataagtaaataaaaagtgaaTGGTTAATTTTGATAGATAACAGGTATTTGTTGTAGATGTGACCGCAATTATGCAGCCGTTTAATGTAAAACTGAGATTAATAGCTGgattttagtttgaaatatttagttatgAAATTCTGAACGGTTTGAATGGTATTACAATCGGAGAATTATCTAACAGACCGGGTATCACTGTATATAGAcgctagtatattattattcttgatGTTTCCAATAGATTTTGACTGTGCATTCTTGCAAATCGAAATAgtgaaactatatttataaaaaaacatttaggaatttaaaaaaaaatctttataatttttcttacacaagtatttgatagtttattttacaattgtttatttttccgtTGTTGCATATTAAGAAGATCAATATATTAAGCTCACCCatgagtaattaaattaaataaaaaaaaatcccgatAAAATGGTATCAGTAtgtaaaaagttaacaaaaaatatttctttttaatttgtcttactggtaatatataataaaaatatgcagctaatttcaaaagaatatataatagcaataaatctatattaacaatatataagttCAATAGGAAAGGTTTTATCGTTTACACATGATGAATTCTCCGAAAAATCAGTACATGACGCTCAAGGTAATCACCTGGAAACTGTTCCCTATTCAGTCTGAAATTTCACACAAAAAAGGTCCAGGGTGTCTCCTCGTATCATCTGTGACCAGCGAACAAAAACACGTAGAGTTAACAAAGTTATATGAGAACAGAGAAGATAGGTGAAAGAAGGGAGGCCATGATACTTTGGTTTAGGGACAATAACGGCGTGTTCGTTCAACCATTATTTCCACGTGATTTGACGTGTCATTGCCATACCTTGGTATGGCAGATAAAGTTGAAAACGAATCAAGTGTACAGAATTAAGAGTCAGTTTCTTgtcttttcttttaatatcaatatccTAATAAGTGATTTTGATTGGTTGAAAGAAAGGGAAAGCACTTAGAGTAAACAagacgtaatttaaaaaaatacttactataaatagccaaataaataataacaaaagaacattgaaaaaatgtaacataCAACTTGACCAAAGTAAAACCTATGAATAACCTTTATTCATGTAAGAACGGCTAAAAATTTGTCGTAGACTCTTCGTCGTCACATTTCAATGTAGATATTAATatcatgaaaacaaaaatacaaaaaagtaataatcatAGAATTCGTTCCATTTCAGATTGGTTTTTAAACGTCTTTTAACGAATTTTATGGATCTAAGTAGTAAGCTGAAAGAATTCCAGATTAGTAAAGAAGGTAGCGGGAagccttaaataaaatagattattcgtttttatattatattagtatattctCTTCCTAGTATTTACTTTATCAGACTTTCATAGTTAacatataaatcattaaaaaataaaactgtagctgtatataaaaataacaataagttaattaattaaaataaatatttcatttcctATACATTTAGGATatctaaataaatctataaattgcCAATAGCTTAGAAATACgcctttacatataaatatagtatataaatttatgcCAGGCACATATCGAATACAGATATTGAATATTAGGAATACATccatttaaactaaaaacaacGCATTGCCAAAAAAAATGATCTAAAATATGAATCACccattttctattataaaacgtatatcTTAAGAGCACATACTGATAAAGATCAAATTTAACACTAAGCTTTAAAATAATCAGTATTATTGATAATACTTATCGTTTGGCATATATATCAGCAATATATTTCGCTTTAAATCTGCCTGTAGAATCGTATTCGGGCGGGGCtttttctgttataaaaaaaaatggcaactTAATACGTTACTCCATTAAGGTTTGTCCAAAATTCTCAAGCAAAAGATGCATCATTTCTTCGCCATGTTTTTAATACAGGTCACACATAACCACAGTCATCATGCTTCTTCCTAATTATATTAGCTCAGCTTTTTACATATAGATATAAGGAATTACATATTTTaggtatatgatatattttttcatctaATATAAAGTTATGAGAGAATCGTCACCCTAAACGATCAATGCCTCACGCACTTAGTTGATGCGATAAGAACATAAATCTGCCACCTTCAGAAGTGCTGAATCACgttaataaatttcaggaaACCGAATGACACCCCTCTTTGAAGCGTTCAACGGGCCAATAGAAATATTGAGGGGATCACGAATTTACGATAAGCCTGTCCCCAGTTCTCTTGAATCGATTATATTGGACATTTTACAGAAAGATTTCATGTCAATCAAGATGGTGCAAATGAAGAAGTTGTTTTCCACGTTTTTATGCACTATTCACTTAAATGTTTTACACTGGAACATATTTGagaaatttcatatttagttGTTCTCGTCTACATTAACTATTTCAGATTCAATTTGAATTTgacaattatgatattataaaatatttattgcatatttttttagataaatgtatcttttaaatattttacgtttttatttataattaatgtatgtcTTCctgaataataaacaataacaataaacattatatcaCACGATTTACGATTCTGCAAATGTTAAGAAGGTCTGAAGTCACAACGTTActataaaagcaaaaataacCAGTAGTGCAATTGATTTTGCTGAAATGAGTATTACAATCTTACTtaaaaagaaagtttttatgaaacgctcatattataataaaattcacctTGTccacacaatataaattaaacagtatTCTGTACAGATACCGCTATGATATCTTCTATATTGCTTTTGTCAGCTGAAAGAAATTTATTGCTGTGATTCGAGTTAATGATTGTGCACATCTCCTTTAAAGaaacatcaaaatttaaaaacaatatttgcacACACTTTATTTCTACGTCTTTTATTACTGACATGAGATTTGATGCCACTGATGTATCCATGTGTTGTAAATTCATTCCATCCACTATAATAAGTGAATCGGATTCAGCGTCTACGGATGCTTTTAATATCTCTCTTCTTAGATGATCTGCAGCACAATAATTCAAACATTCTGGCAGTGTGATTACGATCACGTTTCCCTTAGTTGCACTGAGAGTGCTTACTATTATAGGCGGTCTAGCACTTGAAAAAAGTAACAGGAGAGCATCAATAACAACACCCGCTACAATACCGTATTCTAGACCAAgagataaacatatacatattgtagtaattaataatatgagttCTTTTTTACTGGTTTTCCAAAGTCTTcctaatattttgtaatcaatCATAGAAAACATTGCTGTTATTATCAAACCGGCTAATGAAGCCTTTGGTATATAGTAGAATGTTGAAGTTAGTAGACTTAGAGCCGAAATTATAAGAAGGGCTGTGAAAATTCCTCCTGCCGGTGTTTGCACTCCAGAAGCATTGTTCAAGGCAGTTCGAGTGAAAGAGCCTGTAGTTGGCATGCTCAATGCAAATGATCCTATTATGTTACATAATCCGAGAGCAATCATCTCTTGCGTTGCATTTATTGGAGCTCCTCCAGCAAACGCTTTAGCAATTGCTACCAATTCTAAAATAGCGACTAAAGGTAAAATTATAGATTGTGGTCCTAAATTTTGGACCATATCACTAAAATTGTGGGTTTCATTTCCAACGACAGTTCTGAACGGTGGCAGTTGAATTTTAGGTAAACCACTTCCAATTTCTCcaattaatttcaaagattCATTACCAGTAaccgtttttataatatatgcaacGATTATACCGATAATTACAACAACTGCGTTACGACCAAGAGACACAAACCACCGAATTTGTTTACTTAATTTATCATTACGACAGCAGCCATCTCCAAGTCGTTTTaatcctaataaaataattatagtaactaTTCCCAGAACAGAATCCcgtatattaaatgaataaatattttttaagaaattcaaTACTGATTCTGCAAAATAATTTCCAGACGGGCCATTTAAACCAAATAAAGAAATCAATTGAGCTGATGCTATTTGAAGAGCTGCCGCTGTTGTAAATCCACTGATGACAGGCATTGATATAAATTCAACTAAAAATCCAAGATTCATTACCCCCATTGCTAGTATAACCCATCCAGATAGAAAAGCCGCAAGCACAGCATAATCAGCTGAATAGCCAGAAACATATTTTGCTGTCATTGCTGCCATGATTGCTGTTGGTCCAACTGTAATGTCCTTGCAACTTCCGAAAAATAGATATACGAATCCTCCCATTAATCCTGCGTATAGACCATATTCCGGGGGTAGTCCAGCTACTACAGCATAAGCGATACCTTGAGGTATAGCGGTTAGTCCAACAGTAATTCCAGCTATTATATCTTGAATCAGTAAAGTTATATTGTACTTTGGTAGCCATTGTATG contains these protein-coding regions:
- the LOC135193378 gene encoding sodium-independent sulfate anion transporter-like translates to MTVVRNTEKRDGVVRQRVKKCFKNVCSAKSVKARVPIIQWLPKYNITLLIQDIIAGITVGLTAIPQGIAYAVVAGLPPEYGLYAGLMGGFVYLFFGSCKDITVGPTAIMAAMTAKYVSGYSADYAVLAAFLSGWVILAMGVMNLGFLVEFISMPVISGFTTAAALQIASAQLISLFGLNGPSGNYFAESVLNFLKNIYSFNIRDSVLGIVTIIILLGLKRLGDGCCRNDKLSKQIRWFVSLGRNAVVVIIGIIVAYIIKTVTGNESLKLIGEIGSGLPKIQLPPFRTVVGNETHNFSDMVQNLGPQSIILPLVAILELVAIAKAFAGGAPINATQEMIALGLCNIIGSFALSMPTTGSFTRTALNNASGVQTPAGGIFTALLIISALSLLTSTFYYIPKASLAGLIITAMFSMIDYKILGRLWKTSKKELILLITTICICLSLGLEYGIVAGVVIDALLLLFSSARPPIIVSTLSATKGNVIVITLPECLNYCAADHLRREILKASVDAESDSLIIVDGMNLQHMDTSVASNLMSVIKDVEIKCVQILFLNFDVSLKEMCTIINSNHSNKFLSADKSNIEDIIAVSVQNTV